One Paenisporosarcina sp. FSL H8-0542 genomic region harbors:
- a CDS encoding ubiquinol-cytochrome c reductase iron-sulfur subunit, producing the protein MSNNRVSRRQFLNYTLTGVGGFMAAGMLMPMVRFAIDPVLQKAGGGDFVPTDKKVADITDVPERVDFSFEQVDAWYTSEVTSTAWVYKKGDKIIALSPVCKHLGCTVNWAGSPDHPDQFFCPCHGGRYEKNGKNVPKTPPLGPLDEFEVRVKDGLLQIGKTRPNTLV; encoded by the coding sequence ATGAGTAACAATCGTGTATCAAGACGTCAATTCCTAAACTACACACTAACCGGTGTTGGTGGGTTTATGGCTGCAGGTATGTTAATGCCGATGGTTCGTTTTGCAATCGATCCAGTATTGCAAAAAGCTGGAGGCGGAGACTTTGTACCAACTGATAAAAAAGTGGCTGATATCACTGATGTGCCGGAACGCGTAGACTTTTCATTTGAACAAGTAGATGCATGGTATACATCTGAAGTCACAAGCACTGCATGGGTTTACAAAAAGGGCGACAAAATTATCGCGCTATCTCCAGTATGTAAACATTTAGGTTGTACGGTAAACTGGGCAGGTAGCCCGGATCACCCGGACCAATTCTTCTGTCCATGTCACGGTGGTCGATATGAGAAGAATGGTAAGAACGTACCAAAAACACCACCTCTAGGTCCGTTGGATGAGTTCGAAGTACGTGTGAAAGATGGTCTTTTACAAATCGGTAAAACACGACCAAATACATTAGTTTAA
- a CDS encoding ReoY family proteolytic degradation factor, whose amino-acid sequence MTASVSVMEKKEFVRWFLKRYQMKRRECVWILNYLLSHDDLLQKVHFVEEAHYCPRAMVMSVTESNGVPFRFYKGNLMTADAEKSFHDLRLNPNEDMFIQLNFPNVPPSSEYLAVLEENPFMPKYLHINDKDRLIAEEVLKVSMNSFREEHILKQIDEALDANDKERFFELSKLLQGMKESSKS is encoded by the coding sequence ATGACCGCATCTGTTTCTGTGATGGAAAAGAAAGAATTTGTGCGTTGGTTTTTGAAACGATATCAAATGAAACGACGAGAATGCGTATGGATCCTCAATTATTTGTTAAGTCATGATGATTTACTCCAAAAAGTACATTTTGTAGAAGAAGCACATTACTGCCCAAGAGCGATGGTTATGTCTGTTACAGAGTCGAATGGCGTGCCTTTTCGCTTTTACAAAGGAAATTTAATGACTGCAGATGCCGAGAAATCATTTCACGACTTACGTTTAAATCCAAATGAAGACATGTTTATTCAGTTGAATTTTCCAAATGTACCACCAAGTTCAGAGTATTTGGCGGTTTTGGAAGAAAATCCATTTATGCCGAAATACCTGCATATTAACGACAAAGATCGTCTTATAGCTGAAGAAGTGCTTAAAGTCAGCATGAATTCATTTAGAGAAGAACATATATTGAAACAAATTGATGAAGCTTTGGACGCCAATGATAAAGAACGATTTTTTGAATTGTCTAAATTGCTACAAGGGATGAAAGAATCATCCAAATCTTAA
- a CDS encoding YpiF family protein encodes MYWNSKDINVFLEQKEFVDTAVIPLLLIDGQASQLKQNASSAEFLMSLTAFIENQFKGRVVLMPPISYTKRSNRQQLGNEWTETLNEAGFKHLFFVSCDMTWGNEVSELNVIYTPSIPLEHMDQKLRQSVLEDQLRQIIPVFANRWE; translated from the coding sequence ATGTACTGGAACTCAAAAGATATAAATGTATTTTTAGAACAGAAAGAATTTGTTGATACAGCCGTAATCCCTTTGTTACTAATCGATGGACAAGCCAGCCAACTGAAACAAAATGCATCAAGCGCTGAATTTTTGATGTCTCTTACCGCTTTTATCGAAAATCAATTTAAAGGACGAGTGGTGTTAATGCCACCGATATCGTATACGAAGCGTTCCAATAGGCAACAATTAGGGAATGAATGGACGGAAACATTGAATGAAGCGGGCTTTAAGCACTTGTTTTTTGTTTCATGCGATATGACGTGGGGAAATGAAGTAAGTGAATTAAACGTTATTTATACGCCTTCTATACCACTTGAACACATGGACCAGAAATTGCGTCAATCCGTTCTGGAAGATCAATTGAGACAAATAATTCCGGTATTTGCAAATCGCTGGGAATAG
- a CDS encoding DUF1405 domain-containing protein produces the protein MHTLLTQIKFILFHKSFMWLLLIVNILGTAYGYYWYGWQLAITDPIFLIFVPDSPTASLFFSIALFGWLINRNFKLIEALALITLVKYGLWAVVMNIWTQFEGSPIGAVGWMLIASHFAMAVQAVLYIPNYKFTWKHILIASIWTLHNDVIDYVFGQMPIYRSLSEHFQAIGYFTFWLSIACILLAIKVTKSSPLQQPK, from the coding sequence GTGCATACTTTACTTACTCAAATTAAATTCATATTATTTCATAAATCATTCATGTGGTTGTTGCTCATCGTAAATATTTTAGGAACTGCTTATGGGTATTACTGGTATGGGTGGCAACTTGCAATAACGGATCCGATTTTCTTGATTTTCGTACCCGATAGTCCCACAGCCAGCTTATTTTTCTCAATTGCTCTATTTGGATGGCTGATTAACCGAAATTTCAAGCTTATTGAAGCTCTCGCTTTGATTACGCTTGTAAAATATGGATTATGGGCAGTAGTAATGAACATTTGGACACAATTTGAAGGGAGTCCAATTGGTGCGGTCGGATGGATGTTGATTGCGAGTCATTTTGCGATGGCCGTACAAGCAGTACTATATATACCTAACTATAAATTCACGTGGAAACATATTTTGATAGCATCGATCTGGACGTTACATAATGATGTTATTGACTATGTCTTTGGACAAATGCCAATCTATCGTAGCTTGAGCGAACATTTTCAGGCAATCGGCTATTTTACATTCTGGTTATCAATCGCTTGTATATTACTTGCGATTAAGGTCACTAAATCGTCACCTCTTCAGCAGCCTAAATAG
- a CDS encoding menaquinol-cytochrome c reductase cytochrome b/c subunit translates to MHRGKGMKFVGDSRVPANRKPNIPKDYSEYPGKTEAFWPNFLLKEWLVGSVFLIGYLILTVAHPSPLERQADPTDTGYIPLPDWYFLFLYQLLKYEFASGPYNVIGAIVIPGLAFGALMLAPFLDKGPERRPFKRPLPTAFMLLALASMIYLTWESVVNHDWEAAKAQGEIREEAQFDTEAEGYKIYSEASCIGCHGNAFEGGIGPSLAATDKTAEEIMEIAKNGKGTMPAGSFKGTEEELKELATFIDELTP, encoded by the coding sequence ATGCATCGCGGAAAAGGGATGAAATTTGTCGGGGATTCTCGTGTACCTGCTAATCGCAAACCGAATATTCCAAAAGACTATTCCGAGTATCCGGGTAAAACAGAAGCTTTCTGGCCAAACTTTTTATTGAAAGAATGGTTGGTTGGTTCCGTTTTCTTAATTGGTTATTTAATCTTGACTGTTGCACATCCATCACCACTTGAACGCCAAGCGGATCCAACAGATACAGGTTACATTCCACTACCGGACTGGTATTTCTTGTTCTTATATCAATTGTTAAAATATGAATTTGCTTCTGGTCCATATAATGTTATCGGAGCAATCGTTATTCCAGGACTTGCGTTTGGTGCACTAATGCTTGCACCATTCTTGGACAAAGGTCCAGAACGTCGTCCATTTAAACGTCCTTTACCAACGGCATTTATGCTACTTGCATTGGCATCAATGATTTACCTTACTTGGGAATCAGTGGTCAACCATGACTGGGAAGCAGCAAAAGCTCAAGGTGAAATTCGTGAAGAAGCACAATTCGACACAGAAGCGGAAGGGTATAAAATTTACTCTGAAGCATCTTGTATAGGCTGTCACGGTAATGCATTTGAAGGTGGTATCGGTCCATCTTTAGCAGCTACTGATAAAACGGCTGAAGAAATTATGGAAATCGCGAAAAATGGTAAAGGTACAATGCCAGCTGGCTCGTTCAAAGGTACTGAAGAAGAATTAAAAGAGTTAGCTACATTCATTGATGAGTTAACACCATAA
- a CDS encoding cytochrome b6, which translates to MLNKIYDWVDERLDITPIWRDIADHEVPEHVNPAHHFSAFVYCFGGLTFFVTVIQILSGMFLTMYYTPDIENAWKSVYYLQNEVAFGEIVRGMHHWGASLVIVMIFLHTLRVFFTGSYKKPRELNWVVGVLILGVMLGLGFTGYLLPWDMKALFATKVGIEIAASVPFIGGAIKTLLAGDEHILGAQTLTRFFAIHVFFLPAALLGLLAAHFIMIRKQGISGPL; encoded by the coding sequence GTGCTAAATAAGATTTATGATTGGGTGGATGAACGTCTGGATATTACTCCTATTTGGCGTGATATTGCAGATCATGAAGTTCCAGAGCACGTTAACCCTGCACATCATTTTTCAGCATTCGTTTATTGTTTCGGGGGCTTAACGTTCTTCGTCACTGTGATTCAAATTCTTTCGGGTATGTTTTTAACAATGTACTATACGCCAGATATTGAAAATGCATGGAAATCCGTTTACTACTTACAAAACGAAGTAGCATTCGGTGAAATTGTGCGTGGTATGCATCACTGGGGAGCTTCACTTGTAATCGTTATGATTTTCCTTCATACATTACGTGTATTCTTTACAGGTTCTTATAAAAAACCTCGTGAACTTAACTGGGTTGTCGGCGTATTGATTTTAGGCGTCATGTTAGGTTTAGGATTCACGGGTTACCTACTTCCTTGGGACATGAAAGCGTTGTTTGCAACGAAAGTAGGTATTGAAATTGCTGCATCCGTGCCATTTATCGGAGGAGCTATTAAAACCTTGTTAGCCGGCGATGAACACATTCTCGGTGCACAAACGCTAACACGATTCTTTGCGATTCATGTATTCTTCTTACCAGCTGCTTTGCTTGGGTTGCTTGCAGCACACTTTATCATGATTCGTAAACAAGGTATTTCAGGACCGTTGTAA
- a CDS encoding tetratricopeptide repeat protein has translation MEISQQFIEAIEAGDLQTIQSLIETLQLSGEPDAQYEIANMLVQAGYLKEGEQILEHLQFLFPNEAQIKIDRAQILMEIDEEDEALLLLTSIEGHEEEYPQALLSLADYYQMQGFYESAEQKINQALALLPGEPLLIFAKAELLLETGKYLEAARLYENLKTTTDEIAGVRLSERLAEVYSAGAAYEDAIPFYEESLSNHVTPDLLFGYAYAAFQAGQYDLSVRKLNEVKTLDPDYFSAHLLLSQAYSMLEDHEQAYQAILEGLSRDEYDKELYLFAGKMALKLGKVIEAEQHLRQAIALDPEYMEATLTLVSYLHAEERDQDVIELIEIISNNQDDWSALYPFAADAYAKEENFERAYDFYSLAYTDHKEDPLFMEKYVYFLLEEGKRDEALEIGRQLVLLQPHEERWQDLIESLS, from the coding sequence AACATTGCAACTTTCAGGGGAACCAGATGCTCAATATGAGATTGCAAATATGCTAGTTCAAGCTGGATATTTAAAAGAAGGTGAACAAATACTGGAACACCTTCAGTTTTTGTTTCCTAATGAAGCGCAGATCAAGATTGATAGAGCACAGATACTCATGGAAATTGACGAAGAAGATGAAGCCTTACTTTTGCTGACAAGCATTGAAGGGCATGAGGAAGAATATCCACAAGCATTACTGAGTCTAGCTGATTATTATCAAATGCAAGGGTTTTACGAATCGGCAGAGCAAAAAATCAACCAAGCACTAGCACTATTGCCGGGAGAGCCTTTATTGATTTTTGCCAAAGCGGAACTTTTACTTGAAACAGGAAAGTATCTCGAAGCTGCACGACTATATGAAAACTTAAAAACCACAACAGATGAAATTGCCGGGGTACGTTTATCCGAACGTTTAGCTGAAGTTTACAGTGCTGGAGCGGCATATGAAGATGCCATTCCTTTTTACGAAGAATCACTATCAAACCATGTTACGCCAGATTTGCTTTTTGGTTATGCTTATGCCGCATTCCAAGCGGGGCAGTATGATTTATCAGTTCGTAAACTGAACGAAGTAAAGACATTGGACCCAGACTATTTCTCTGCACACTTGCTCCTGTCGCAAGCCTATAGCATGCTAGAAGACCATGAACAAGCATACCAGGCAATTCTTGAAGGATTAAGTCGTGATGAATATGATAAGGAATTGTATTTATTTGCCGGCAAAATGGCCTTGAAACTAGGTAAAGTGATAGAAGCTGAACAGCATTTGCGTCAGGCAATCGCACTGGACCCAGAATATATGGAAGCGACGTTGACTCTAGTGTCATATTTACACGCAGAAGAACGCGATCAGGATGTCATTGAATTGATTGAGATCATTTCAAATAATCAAGATGATTGGTCCGCGTTATACCCATTTGCGGCTGATGCCTATGCGAAAGAAGAAAATTTTGAACGTGCATACGATTTTTATTCTTTGGCATATACTGATCATAAGGAAGACCCGTTGTTCATGGAAAAATACGTTTATTTTCTGCTGGAAGAAGGAAAACGTGATGAAGCCCTAGAAATAGGTAGACAATTAGTTCTTTTACAACCTCATGAAGAAAGATGGCAAGACCTGATTGAATCATTGTCGTGA